The Haloarchaeobius litoreus DNA window GGCCTGCAGGTCCGCTTCGTCGTAGCCCTCCGCGGCGGCGAGCTCGAGGTAGTCGTCCATGGCCTCGGCCTTCGAGCGGTCCGAGAGGCCGGCGACGGCGGGGACGTGCCGCAGGTCGTCGGTGAGGTCCGGGTAGATCATCCGGGCGAGCTCGACGCACATCATGCCCGTCGTGATGCGGTAGTCCTCGTCGTAGAGGTACGGGTTGACGTGGGCGTCGAGCAGCGGGTCGACGGCCTCCGGGTCGGGGTGGTGGTGGTCGAGCGCGACGATGGGGATGTCGTAGTGCGCCAGCGTCTCGTAGGCGGGGACGTCCTCCTCGGTCGACCCGTTGTCGAGCATGAGCACGAGCGGGAGCTTCTGCCCGTGCTTCGCGCGGTCCTCCAGCGCGAAGTTGAGGTCGCGGGTCGCGTCCTCCATCTCGTAGAAGGGTGCCTTGCTGGGGAGGCGTTTGAACAGGTGCCGCGGCGCGCTGGGGTCCTGGTGGACCTCGGCGATGAAGCCTTCGAGCGCGCGCTGGACCGGGACCGAGGCGCACATCCCGTCACCGTCTGCGTGGTGCCGGACGCGGATGGGGCGGCCCTCGATGACGGTCTCGCGGAGCAGCCGGGCGACGTCGCGGATGTCGTCCCGGAGCTTCTCGAATGCGTCCCACTCGACGAGCGGCTCGACGTCGTGGGGTTCGGCCCACTCGGCGGTCGCGGCGTCGATGCGCTCGCGCACCTCGGCTGCCTCGTCGTCCGCGAGCCCGGTCAGCGAGCCGACCTCGAGCTGGACGGCGTCCTCCCGGTTCTCGACGACGCCGGTCACGCGGACCACGTCGTCGACGGCCACGTCGGGGTAGGCACGGACGCCCGCGGCCTCGAACGCGGCCGCGGGGACGACGCCGTGCTCGTCGCGGACCTGGAAGATGGTTGGGCCGCCGGTCTGCTTGATCTGGGTGACGATACCCTCGACGTGGACCTGCTCGCCGAGGTTGGTGTCGAGGGCGGTCGTCGCGGTCGGACGGTAGTCGTGGTCGACGGCCTCGACGCGGTAGTCCCCGATGTCGACGGGCGCGAAGGAGATGTCGCCGTCGTCGCGGACGTTGTCCACCTCGACGACCAGCTCGTCGTCGACGGCGTACGTGCCGTCGAGGGTCGATTCGTGGACGAGACCCGAGACGGAGTCGGAGAGGTCGACGAAGATACCGTACTCGACGATGCCGTTGACGGTGGCGAGATAGGGCGTGTCGGATTCGATGTCCTCGACCGTGCAGTCGGGTGCGAGGTCGTAGACGACCGGCACGTCCCCGTCGCCAGCGTCGTCGCCGACGGAGTCGGTTGTCATGTTGGCTGTGAGTTCGAAACGACCGCGTATAACCCTTGTCAAGACGAACGCACGCGCCGAACGGCGAACGCTGCTTTCGGAACGTTTAGCACCGGCGAGGCGCGAGGGAAGGACATGGGACTGTTCGACCGGTTCTTCCAGCGCCAGGGCGTCGTCGGCATCGCCCGCGACACAATCGAGTTCGCGCTGGAGTCCGCCGAGGACACCCACCCCAACGAGTACATGGGGATGCTGCGTGGGACGCCCGCGAAGCACCTCGACATGGACCAGCGGGGCTACGTCATCACGGACATCCTCGTCATCCCAGGCACCCGGTCGAACCCGGTGAGCGCGACGGTCGACTCGAACATGATCCCGAACGACATGCGCTCGCTCGGGAGCATCCACTCGCACCCGAACGGCGTCCTCCGGCCGAGCGACGAGGACCTGGGCACGTTCACCTCGGGCACCGTCCACATCATCATGGGAGCGCCGTACGGCCGCAACGACTGGCGCGCGTTCGACCAGCACGGCGAGTACCGGGACCTCCCGGTGCTCGACGTCGACCTGGAGGACCACGAGGAGTTCTTCGACTTCACACAGGCAGACATCGACGCGGAACTGCGACGAGACAAATGACCGAAAATCCGACGACCGTCATCGCACAGGGGACGTTCGACATCCTCCACCCGGGGCACCTCCACTACTTCTCGGAGGCCGCGGCGCTGGGCGACGAGCTCCACGTCATCATCGCCCGACGGGAGAACGTCACGCACAAGGAGAAACCCATCCTGCCGGACCGCCAGCGACGCGACATGGTGGCCGCACTGGAGATGGTCGACGAGGCACACCTCGGGCACACAGAGGACATCTTCGTCCCCATCGAGCGCATCGACCCGGACTGCATCGTCCTCGGCCACGACCAGCACCACGACGAGGCCGCCATCGCGGACGCCCTGGCGAGTCGCGGCATCGACTGCGAGGTGCGCCGGGCGAGCGCCCGCGAGCCGAAGTACGAGGGCGAGCTCCTCTCGACGGGTCGTATCGTCGACCGCATCCTCGAACTGCGCGACGGCTGAGAGGACCGACGGGCCGCCGGTACCATCATTACGGTCGGTATCGTCTGCTCCGGTATGTCATCCGGACGGCCGGACGGCGACCACGGTCGGTCGGTCTGCCTGCTCCGGGCCGGATCGCTCTCCATCGACCTGACTGCGTCGCTCCACGACAGGGATTTCACGGTCGAAGAGTGCGAGCTGTCGGTCGGGTCGGACGCGGAACGGTGCTTCTCGCTCCTCGGGGCGACGGCGGACCCACCGGACGCAATCGTGCTCGTCACGAACGACCCGGCGGTGCTCGACGCCACCCAGCTCGGGTCGTTCGACCCCGTCGTCGTCGCGACGAGCGACCGGGCGGTCGAGCGGGCGGTCCACACGGGCGAGTATCCGGTCTCGGGCGTCTGTCGGGTCACCGACGACTCCGCGGCGGCGACGCTCGCCTGGGTCGTCGACTCGGCTATCGAGGTCCACGAGTACGAGGTCCGTACGGAACGACTCCGTGTCGACACCGCGCTCATCCGCGAGGTGAACACCGCCATCGTGCGGGCGACCTCGCAGGCGGAGATCGAGCGCACCGTCTGTGAACGGCTGGTCGGCACCAGGTACACGCTCGCCTGGGTCGCGTCGGGGCACGGGAGTCCGAACGAGATTCGTGCGGTCGCTGGGAACACCGATTCCGACAGTGACGTCCTGCCGCTGGCGACTGGTGTGGACGGTGACGGCCCACTGGCGACCGCGCTGGCGACACACGAGACACAGGTCGCGTGGAACGCCCCGCTCGACGAGCGGTTCCGCCCCGACGGCGTCGACGGCCCGTTCGGCGTGGCCGTCGCGCCGCTCGTGTACGAGGAGCGCTGTTTCGGGCTGCTCGTCGTCCACTCGCCGAACCGGGAGGACGTCGACGAACAGGCCCGGGAGCTGCTCACCGACATCGCGGAGAACGCGGCCCACGCCATCCAGGCTGCACGCGACCGGGAGACGGTCCGGCAGAGCCGGAACCGGCTGGAGGCCATCACGGGTGCCATCCCCGACCTCGTCATCGTCTACGACGAGAACGGCCGTTACGAGGAGGTGCTGACGAACGAGCCGGTGCTCGGACTGGCGGAGTCCGAGGTGCTCCTCGGCCGGACGGTCCACGAGCTGCTCCCCCACGACACGGCCGACAGGGTTCTGGGCGCGGTCCGCGACACCATCGAGACCGGCGAGGGCCAGACCATCGAGTACTCGGTCCCGTTCGAGGGGGAGACGTACGTCTGGGAGGCCCGGACGACGCTGCTCGAACGCGACGGCGGCGGTCGCGTCGTCTTCCTCGCTCGCGACGTGACCGAGGCCCACGCGTACCAGGCCGAACTCGAGGCGAAGAACGAGCGGCTCGACGAGTTCGCGAGCTTCGTCAGCCACGACCTGCGGAACCCGCTGAACGTCGCACAGGCCACGCTCGAGATGGTCGAGCCGTCGGACGGGGACTCCGCGACCTACCTCGCGGAGGCCCGGGACGCGCTGGCCCGGATGGCGGATCTCATCGAGGACGTGCTGGCGCTCGCCCGACAGGGGGCCGTCGTCGAGGACCCGACGCGGACGCCCCTCGAACCCGTCGTCCACCGTGCGTGGGCCACGGTCGATTCGGGCGACGCGAAGCTCGACGTCGGGCCGGACCTCGGACGGGTGCTCGCGGACCCCGACCGGCTCCAGCAGCTGTTCGAGAACCTCTTCCGGAACTCGGTGGAACACGGCTCCACCGACGACGACCCGGTGACCGTCCACGTCGCGCGGACGCCCGACGGGTTCCGGGTCGTCGACGACGGCCCCGGCATCCCGCCCGAGAACCGCGAGAAGGTGCTAGAGCACGGCGTCACGACGCACGACTCCGGCACCGGGTTCGGGCTCGCCATCGTCGACCGCATCGCGGCCGCACACGGCTGGACGGTCGCGGTGGTCGACCCACCGTCGTCAGACCCCGGGGCCTGCTTCGAGATAGCCGGCGTCGAGTTCGTCTGAGCCGCCGCTGACGGGCGAGCGGGCGGGAGAACGGGAGCCGCCTCAGATGTAGTCGTGCTCGGCGAGCCGCTCGACGCCCTCGCGGAGCCGTTCCTCGCTGGCCGCGTAGGAGAGCCGCGCGTAGCCGGGCGTGCCGAACGCGCTCCCCGGCACCGTGGCGACGTGGGCCTCGTCGATGGCACCCTGGCACCACGCCGAGTCGTCGTCGTCGACCGGGAGCATCATGTAGAACGCCCCCTCCGGCACCGCGACGTCGACGCCGTGCTCTGCGAACAGGTCGACGAGCATGTCGCGGCGCGCCTCGAACGCCTCGGTCATCTCTTCGACGGCCTCGTCGCAGTTCGAAAGCGCCTCGACGCCCGCGTGCTGGACGAAGTTCACCGCCGAGGAGACCGAGTGGCTGTGTATCTTCCCGGCCTGCGAGACGAGCTCCTCGGGCGCGGCGAAGTAGCCGAGCCGCCAGCCCGTCATCGAGTACGCCTTCGAGAAGCCGTTGACGGTGATGGTGCGGTCACCCATCCCGTCGAGCGTGCCGAGCGAGATGGGCTCGGCGTCGCCGTAGGTGATCTCCTTGTATATCTCGTCGGAGATGACGAGGAAGTCGTGCTCGACGGCGAGGTCGCGCACACCTTCCAGGGCCTCCCGGGAGTAGACCGCGCCGTGGGGGTTGCCCGGCGAGTTCACGACGAGCAGCTCCGTCTCGTCCGACACCGCCTCGGCGAGGTCGTCGAGCGCGGGTTCGAGCGCGAAGTCGTGCGTCGCGGTGTCGACGCGGGTGAGCGAGCCGCCCGAGAGCTTCACCATCGCCTCGTAGGACACCCACGCGGGGTCCAGCAGCGCGACCTCGTCGCCGTCGTCGATGAGCGCGTTGATGATCTCGTACAGCGCCTGCTTCCCGCCGGGGGTGACGATGACCTGGCCGGGGTCGTAGTCCAGCCCGTCCTCGGCCAGCTTCCCGGCGATGGCCTCCTTCAGCTGCGGGATGCCGTTCGACGGCGCGTAGCCGGTGTGGCCGGCGTCCATCGCGTCCTTCGCGGCCTGCACGACGTTCGCCGGGGTGGGGAAGTCCGGTTCGCCGACGCTCAGGTCCACCACGTCGACGCCCTCGGCCTCCAGTTCGGAGGCGGCGTCGGAGATGGCCAGCGTCGCGGACGGTTCGACTCTCGTGACTCTCTCTGCGAAATCCATGCTCATAGTCGTTCTACCAGTTTGACAGCACCCTCGACGGCCTTCGCGGCGTTCCCGACGCGCTCTCTGGCCTCGGCACCGCTCATGCCGGGGCCCGTGACGCCGAGTGTGACCGGCGTGTCGCGGTCGAGGCTCACGTCGGTGAGCTTCTGGGCGGTCGCGTGCCCGATGACGTCGTCGTGGTCCGTGTCGCCGGTGACGATGGCACCGAGCACGGCGACCGCGTCGACGTCGTCCCGGCGTGCCAGCCGGTCGGCGGCCAGCGGGGCGTCATACACCCCCGGGACGTGGACGGTCTCCGCGACCGTCGCGTCCGCCTCGGCCGCCGCATCTCTCGCGACCGACTCCATCTCCTCGGTGACCGAGGCGTTGAACTCCGCGACCACCAGTCCGAGCGAGGTCATGCGAGAGTCGTCGGAACCGTCCGTCAAAGGTCTACCGTTATGGACAATGCGAGGCGGTAGCGAGGGGTTTGAATGGGGCCGGGCTTGGCGGTGTCGCGCCGACGGGAACGTGCCGGTAGCCCGGCCCAGGGTTTACGAGTATCGTAAACTACTGCCGGCCTCGACGGCTAGCCCAGCGGCTGGCCCGCGGCTGGTGAGACTGCACGAGCGGTGCGCGGTTCGAACAGCACAGCGAGTGAGGACCGCGACTGCGAACTGGGCGCGCCAGCGAGCGTGGGCTTTCGAGGAGGCGTTCCCACCCCTGGTGCATGGCGTTCGCACCCTGGGCGCAGCCGCGTGACACCCAGACAACTCGACACAGGAACGGAAAGCGTATGCCGGAGGGGTGGCCAGTTCGACAGCAATGGCAGACGCGGCGACGGCCTCGGCGACCGACGACGGCTCCGAACCCGGGGGCGACTCCGGACCGGAGTCCGAGTCGGTCGACCGTTCCCTCCTCGGTGCTGTCGTCGCCTTCTCCCTTCTCGCGACCGCCCTCCGGCTGGTCCACCTCGGTGTGCGGACCGCCCACTGGGACGAGGCTCGCCACGGCTACGCGGTGCTCCGGTACGGCGCGACGGGTGTCTGGGAGTACCGACCTATCCTCCACGGGCCACTGCTCGCGCACGCGAACGAACTGCTCTTCGGCGTCTTCGGGGCGAGTGACGCGGTCGCCCGGCTGTTCCCGGCGCTGCTCGGCGGGCTGCTCCCGCTGTCGGCGTGGCTGTTCAGAGAGCGGCTCCGCCGGAGCGAGGTCGTCGCGCTCGCGGCCCTGCTGGCGGTGAACCCCGCGCTGCTCTACTACTCGCGGTTCGCCCGGTCGGACCTGCTCGTGGCGACGTTCGCCTTCGTCACGGTCGGGCTGGTCGTCCGGCTGCTGGACACGCGCGAACCGGGCTATCTCTACGCCGCGAGCGTGTCGTTCGCCCTCGCGGTGGCGTCGAAGGAGAACGCACTGGTGTACCTCGCCTGCTGGCTCGGAGCCGGCGCGCTGCTCGTCGACCACCGGCTGTTCTGGAAGCGCTGGTCGCTCGTCGGCGACGGTGAGCGGCGGCTCGCCGCGCCGGACTGGCTCCGCGGGCGTGTCGACGAGGCCGTGGTCCTGTTCGCCGTGCTCAACCCGCTGGTCGTCGCACTGGTCCCCGGCGTCGGGCGGGTCGTCGCCATCGTGCTGTTGCTGGTCGTGTTGCGGTGTGCGCTCTGGGTCGTCCCCCGCGATGGGGAGGCGTTCCCGGCCATCGTGGGCGTCGGGGTCGCCGTGCTCTCGCTGCTCGTCTTCGTCGGCGACGCGGTCGTGGCGACGTATGCCGTCGCGTGGCTCGTCGCCGCCGCGTACGTGCTCGGGGTGCTCCTCCGGGGCACCGACGCGGGCCGGACGCTCGGCCTGTGGCGTGGGCCCGTACTCCTCTCCGGTGTCGTGTTCACCGTCGTCGTCACCGCGCTGTACCTCCCACGCGGTACCGGCGTCGGGGCGCTCGCGGGCGACCCGCTGCTGCTCGCCGACCTCGTCGAGTCGGCGCTGTTCGGGAGCTGGACCGCCGCCAGCGACCTCTGGTTCGGGTCCGTCCAGGACCAGTCCGTCCTCCCGTACACCATCTTCTTCGTGAAGACGCTGCTCGCCGGCGCGGCCGTGACCTGCGTGTTCGGCGTCGTCGGTCTCCTGCTCGACCGCTACCGCGACGGCGGTGCGCGCGACCTCGTCGCCTTCTGTGGCTACTGGGGGCTCGCGAGCGTCGTCGTCTACCCCGTCGTCATGTACGGGATGGGGCCGTGGCACGCGGTCCACGTCGCCGTCCCGCTCGCGGTGCCGGCCGCCGTCGCGCTCTCGCTGGTGTACCGCTGGGGCCGGGACGCTGTCGCCGACCGCCGCGCCGTCTCGGCCGCGCTCGCGGTGCTCGTCCTCACGGGTGGCGCAGGAACGGCAGTCGGCGCTGCGGTCGCGACCTCGTACCACTCGTCGGCGTCGCCTGACAACGGGCTCGTCCAGCCCGGCCAGCCCGGAACCGACCTCGACCCGGCGCTCGCCCACGTCTCGGCGGCCACCGCGGCCCACGACGACGGCCCCGACGTGCTCTACTACGGCGCGTACTTCGCGATGGACGACGAGTCCGCCGCCGACTCGCTTCCCGTGACCGACGAGTACGGCTGGCGCGACGACACCTACCGGCAGCTCGCCCGGAACGAGGCGTGGTACAACCGGCTGCCGCTGCCCTGGTACTTCGAACAGCAGGGCCTGGAGACGGCGAGCGCCCGGAACGCGACCGCGCTCCGCGCCGCGCTGGAGTCGCCGCCGCCCGTCGTCGTGACACGCGCCGCCCACCGGGAC harbors:
- a CDS encoding DHH family phosphoesterase, with the translated sequence MTTDSVGDDAGDGDVPVVYDLAPDCTVEDIESDTPYLATVNGIVEYGIFVDLSDSVSGLVHESTLDGTYAVDDELVVEVDNVRDDGDISFAPVDIGDYRVEAVDHDYRPTATTALDTNLGEQVHVEGIVTQIKQTGGPTIFQVRDEHGVVPAAAFEAAGVRAYPDVAVDDVVRVTGVVENREDAVQLEVGSLTGLADDEAAEVRERIDAATAEWAEPHDVEPLVEWDAFEKLRDDIRDVARLLRETVIEGRPIRVRHHADGDGMCASVPVQRALEGFIAEVHQDPSAPRHLFKRLPSKAPFYEMEDATRDLNFALEDRAKHGQKLPLVLMLDNGSTEEDVPAYETLAHYDIPIVALDHHHPDPEAVDPLLDAHVNPYLYDEDYRITTGMMCVELARMIYPDLTDDLRHVPAVAGLSDRSKAEAMDDYLELAAAEGYDEADLQAISEALDYGAHWLRYDSGRHLIDDVLNIGVDDESRHRRLVDVLSTRAEEAVDDQLDAAMAHVEHEPLDNGAHLYTIDVENHAHRFTYPAPGKTTGEIHDRKVEETGDPVITIGYGPDFAVLRSDGVRLDIPQMVTELDEEIVGGGVSGGGHLVVGSIKFVKGRRQEVIDSLVEKMAEADLDEDLSSTSPLTE
- a CDS encoding Mov34/MPN/PAD-1 family protein yields the protein MGLFDRFFQRQGVVGIARDTIEFALESAEDTHPNEYMGMLRGTPAKHLDMDQRGYVITDILVIPGTRSNPVSATVDSNMIPNDMRSLGSIHSHPNGVLRPSDEDLGTFTSGTVHIIMGAPYGRNDWRAFDQHGEYRDLPVLDVDLEDHEEFFDFTQADIDAELRRDK
- a CDS encoding FAD synthase; protein product: MTENPTTVIAQGTFDILHPGHLHYFSEAAALGDELHVIIARRENVTHKEKPILPDRQRRDMVAALEMVDEAHLGHTEDIFVPIERIDPDCIVLGHDQHHDEAAIADALASRGIDCEVRRASAREPKYEGELLSTGRIVDRILELRDG
- a CDS encoding ATP-binding protein, with product MSSGRPDGDHGRSVCLLRAGSLSIDLTASLHDRDFTVEECELSVGSDAERCFSLLGATADPPDAIVLVTNDPAVLDATQLGSFDPVVVATSDRAVERAVHTGEYPVSGVCRVTDDSAAATLAWVVDSAIEVHEYEVRTERLRVDTALIREVNTAIVRATSQAEIERTVCERLVGTRYTLAWVASGHGSPNEIRAVAGNTDSDSDVLPLATGVDGDGPLATALATHETQVAWNAPLDERFRPDGVDGPFGVAVAPLVYEERCFGLLVVHSPNREDVDEQARELLTDIAENAAHAIQAARDRETVRQSRNRLEAITGAIPDLVIVYDENGRYEEVLTNEPVLGLAESEVLLGRTVHELLPHDTADRVLGAVRDTIETGEGQTIEYSVPFEGETYVWEARTTLLERDGGGRVVFLARDVTEAHAYQAELEAKNERLDEFASFVSHDLRNPLNVAQATLEMVEPSDGDSATYLAEARDALARMADLIEDVLALARQGAVVEDPTRTPLEPVVHRAWATVDSGDAKLDVGPDLGRVLADPDRLQQLFENLFRNSVEHGSTDDDPVTVHVARTPDGFRVVDDGPGIPPENREKVLEHGVTTHDSGTGFGLAIVDRIAAAHGWTVAVVDPPSSDPGACFEIAGVEFV
- a CDS encoding pyridoxal phosphate-dependent aminotransferase, which codes for MSMDFAERVTRVEPSATLAISDAASELEAEGVDVVDLSVGEPDFPTPANVVQAAKDAMDAGHTGYAPSNGIPQLKEAIAGKLAEDGLDYDPGQVIVTPGGKQALYEIINALIDDGDEVALLDPAWVSYEAMVKLSGGSLTRVDTATHDFALEPALDDLAEAVSDETELLVVNSPGNPHGAVYSREALEGVRDLAVEHDFLVISDEIYKEITYGDAEPISLGTLDGMGDRTITVNGFSKAYSMTGWRLGYFAAPEELVSQAGKIHSHSVSSAVNFVQHAGVEALSNCDEAVEEMTEAFEARRDMLVDLFAEHGVDVAVPEGAFYMMLPVDDDDSAWCQGAIDEAHVATVPGSAFGTPGYARLSYAASEERLREGVERLAEHDYI
- the ribH gene encoding 6,7-dimethyl-8-ribityllumazine synthase is translated as MTSLGLVVAEFNASVTEEMESVARDAAAEADATVAETVHVPGVYDAPLAADRLARRDDVDAVAVLGAIVTGDTDHDDVIGHATAQKLTDVSLDRDTPVTLGVTGPGMSGAEARERVGNAAKAVEGAVKLVERL
- a CDS encoding flippase activity-associated protein Agl23, producing MADAATASATDDGSEPGGDSGPESESVDRSLLGAVVAFSLLATALRLVHLGVRTAHWDEARHGYAVLRYGATGVWEYRPILHGPLLAHANELLFGVFGASDAVARLFPALLGGLLPLSAWLFRERLRRSEVVALAALLAVNPALLYYSRFARSDLLVATFAFVTVGLVVRLLDTREPGYLYAASVSFALAVASKENALVYLACWLGAGALLVDHRLFWKRWSLVGDGERRLAAPDWLRGRVDEAVVLFAVLNPLVVALVPGVGRVVAIVLLLVVLRCALWVVPRDGEAFPAIVGVGVAVLSLLVFVGDAVVATYAVAWLVAAAYVLGVLLRGTDAGRTLGLWRGPVLLSGVVFTVVVTALYLPRGTGVGALAGDPLLLADLVESALFGSWTAASDLWFGSVQDQSVLPYTIFFVKTLLAGAAVTCVFGVVGLLLDRYRDGGARDLVAFCGYWGLASVVVYPVVMYGMGPWHAVHVAVPLAVPAAVALSLVYRWGRDAVADRRAVSAALAVLVLTGGAGTAVGAAVATSYHSSASPDNGLVQPGQPGTDLDPALAHVSAATAAHDDGPDVLYYGAYFAMDDESAADSLPVTDEYGWRDDTYRQLARNEAWYNRLPLPWYFEQQGLETASARNATALRAALESPPPVVVTRAAHRDTVARELGGGYEQYPVQLTVNGTNTVVFVNASAGRESKR